A DNA window from Candidatus Hydrogenedentota bacterium contains the following coding sequences:
- a CDS encoding DUF1501 domain-containing protein, translating to MDPILEQKLHINRRQFFGRCATGIGTAALASLVNPNVFASSAPNPMAPKPPHFAPKAKRVIYLFQSGAPSQLETFDYKPAMKALFDTDLPDSIRMGQRLTGMTSGQARFPVAPTIFKFAQHGQSGAWISELLPHIAGLADDLCIVKTMHTEAINHDPAMTFFQTGFQIAGRPSMGSWISYGLGSANEDLPAFVALSSRGTGRPSCQPLYDRLWGAGFLPSVYQGVKFRGTGDPVLYLSDPPGVDKDIRRKMLDDIAALNHQTHSEYQDPEIVTRIEQYELAYRMQTSVPELTDLSDEPESTFAMYGPDSQKRGTYASNCLLARRLAERGVRFIQLYHMGWDQHTSLPKEIPNQARDVDQPTAALIMDLKQRGMLDDTLVIWGGEFGRTIYSQGTLTADDYGRDHHPKNFCIFMAGGGIRPGYVHGETDDFSYNIVRDPFHVHDLQATILNQMGLNHERLVYKYQGRYFRLTDVHGKVNPALLA from the coding sequence ATGGATCCCATACTCGAACAGAAACTGCACATCAACCGCAGACAATTCTTCGGGCGCTGCGCCACGGGCATCGGCACGGCCGCACTGGCGTCCCTCGTGAACCCAAATGTCTTCGCGTCCAGCGCGCCCAATCCCATGGCGCCCAAACCGCCCCACTTCGCGCCCAAAGCCAAGCGCGTAATCTACCTCTTCCAGTCGGGGGCGCCCTCCCAGTTGGAGACCTTCGATTACAAGCCCGCCATGAAGGCCCTCTTCGACACGGACCTGCCGGATTCCATCCGCATGGGGCAGCGCCTCACGGGAATGACCTCGGGCCAGGCCCGTTTCCCCGTGGCGCCGACCATCTTCAAGTTCGCCCAGCACGGCCAGAGCGGCGCCTGGATCTCGGAACTCCTGCCCCACATCGCCGGTCTGGCGGACGATCTGTGCATCGTGAAAACGATGCACACCGAGGCCATCAACCACGACCCGGCCATGACCTTCTTTCAGACGGGCTTCCAGATTGCCGGCCGACCCAGCATGGGCTCCTGGATCTCCTACGGGCTCGGCTCCGCCAACGAAGACCTCCCCGCCTTCGTGGCCCTCAGCTCCCGCGGCACGGGGCGGCCCAGTTGCCAGCCCCTTTATGATCGACTCTGGGGCGCGGGCTTCCTCCCCTCCGTCTACCAGGGCGTGAAGTTTCGCGGCACGGGCGATCCGGTCCTCTACCTCTCCGACCCCCCCGGCGTGGACAAGGACATCCGGCGCAAGATGCTGGACGACATCGCCGCCCTGAACCATCAGACCCATTCGGAATACCAGGATCCGGAAATTGTTACGCGTATTGAACAATACGAACTGGCCTACCGCATGCAGACCTCGGTGCCCGAACTTACGGACCTCTCCGATGAGCCCGAGAGCACCTTTGCCATGTATGGTCCCGATTCGCAAAAGCGCGGCACCTACGCCTCCAACTGCCTGCTGGCCCGACGCCTGGCTGAGCGCGGTGTCCGCTTCATCCAGCTTTATCACATGGGCTGGGACCAGCACACTTCCCTGCCGAAGGAAATCCCGAATCAGGCCCGCGACGTGGATCAGCCCACCGCCGCCCTCATCATGGATCTGAAGCAGCGCGGCATGCTCGACGACACCCTGGTCATCTGGGGTGGTGAATTCGGCCGCACCATTTACAGCCAGGGCACCCTCACGGCGGATGACTATGGACGCGACCACCACCCGAAGAACTTCTGTATCTTCATGGCGGGCGGCGGCATCAGGCCGGGCTACGTCCACGGCGAGACCGACGACTTCTCTTACAACATCGTGCGGGATCCCTTTCACGTTCATGACCTCCAGGCCACCATCCTGAATCAGATGGGACTGAACCATGAGCGACTGGTGTACAAGTATCAGGGCCGATACTTCCGCCTGACCGACGTCCACGGCAAGGTGAATCCCGCGCTGCTGGCGTAA
- a CDS encoding PSD1 domain-containing protein, producing MPPHFTLRRFLGTGATALVLQLIAAPIFAESALTFNRDVGPIISEKCYSCHGPDEKTRKMGLRLDDKAGLFGNTKDGQPIVAPGNPDGSELLKRIIHSDPEERMPPAGSNLELTQKEIDTLRAWIAQGAPWQGHWSFEAPVKTEPPAVSDPAWPRNEIDHFILARLDAAGLKPSPEAPKETLIRRVSLDITGLPPTPEEVDAFLADTGEGAYERLVDRLLASPHYGERMATPWLDAARYADTNGYQRDTKRDMWHWRDWAIKAFNDNMPFDQFTIEQLAGDLLPNPTLSQKIATGFNRNHRINGEGGIIPEEYAVEYVVDRVDTTSTTWMGMTMGCARCHEHKFDPFTQKEFYELYAFFNQVPEEGKGREQGNDKPFIAVPTPEQEARRAEVDEKIAVLEKQLFAPDERLDAEQTRWEQGLVTRFSESAWKPLGAATLKSLNGAQLTRSEDQIITAGGPNPDHETYEISFQAEGPLKSFKLEMFTDPSLPESGPGRSANGNVVISEFEVERTAAGGTPEKLTVATALADFAQERDDYQVISAIDGNEATGWTTGAHVRRENRTGIFVLGDGATIAPGDRVTVRIKQNSENAQHAMGRFALSISESAAITKWANPEFSPWLHAGPFPLEGNERVEVANRVLPPEEGPFDLNQEFGPEKLRWKEMPDWIDGTVNQFAQTGQAANYIRRTVRVHVPSAMSISLGSNDALKIWVDGEVKYNFTEGRITAPDTDRLDLFLTEGEHEIVMKVVNFGGGTGFYFRRINDHGKALLAMMKTLETPIAQRSAEGLRDLQQRFRGQDPLWVANNKEITSLRLARTELEKSIVTTMIMEDMAEKRDTYLLKRGVYDQPDTSEKLQPSVPARLGEMDPSLPKNRLGFAQWLVSPQHPLTARVRVNLYWQMYFGKGIVKTSEDFGTQGVPPTHPELLDWLALRFIESGWDVKAMQKLIVTSATYRQSSVVVPEAREKDPENLLLARAPRFRLPAEMVRDQALKVSGLLSPTLGGPSVKPYQPDDLWSAFTFQNNDEYDTNYYEPDTGENLYRRGLYTYWKRTISPPQMQIFNAPGREQCSLRQEATNTPMQALLTLNDPTFIEASRHLAQRMIREGGTRAADRIRYGYKLALAHEPDAERQQILLGGLSDYQSHFISRREDAQALIAVGDSEPDAAMADSELAAYTMLASVMLNLDELITRE from the coding sequence ATGCCACCCCATTTTACCCTCCGTCGATTTCTGGGCACGGGCGCGACCGCCCTGGTGCTGCAACTGATTGCGGCTCCGATATTCGCCGAGTCCGCCCTCACGTTCAACCGCGATGTGGGCCCGATCATTTCCGAAAAGTGCTATTCTTGCCACGGGCCGGATGAAAAGACCCGCAAGATGGGCCTGCGCCTGGATGACAAGGCGGGACTCTTCGGCAACACCAAGGATGGCCAGCCGATCGTGGCGCCGGGCAACCCGGATGGCAGCGAACTGCTGAAGCGGATCATTCACAGCGATCCCGAAGAGCGCATGCCACCCGCTGGCTCCAATCTTGAGCTTACCCAGAAGGAAATCGATACGCTTCGCGCCTGGATCGCCCAGGGCGCGCCCTGGCAGGGCCACTGGTCGTTCGAAGCACCGGTGAAAACGGAGCCGCCCGCGGTGTCGGACCCCGCCTGGCCCCGCAATGAAATAGACCACTTCATTCTTGCGCGCCTCGACGCCGCCGGTCTGAAGCCTTCCCCGGAAGCGCCGAAAGAGACCCTCATCCGCCGCGTCTCGCTGGACATTACCGGCCTGCCGCCCACGCCGGAGGAAGTGGACGCCTTTCTGGCCGACACCGGCGAGGGCGCTTATGAGCGGCTGGTGGACCGGCTGCTGGCCTCGCCCCACTATGGCGAGCGCATGGCCACCCCCTGGCTCGACGCCGCGCGCTACGCCGACACCAACGGGTACCAGCGCGATACCAAGCGCGATATGTGGCACTGGCGCGATTGGGCCATCAAGGCCTTTAACGACAACATGCCCTTTGACCAGTTCACCATCGAGCAGCTCGCGGGAGACCTGCTCCCGAATCCGACGCTTTCGCAGAAGATCGCCACGGGTTTCAACCGCAATCACCGAATTAACGGCGAAGGCGGCATCATCCCGGAGGAGTATGCGGTGGAATACGTCGTGGACCGCGTGGACACCACCAGCACGACCTGGATGGGCATGACCATGGGCTGCGCCCGCTGCCACGAACACAAGTTCGACCCCTTCACCCAGAAGGAATTCTACGAGCTCTACGCCTTCTTCAACCAAGTCCCCGAGGAAGGCAAAGGGCGCGAACAGGGCAACGACAAGCCCTTCATCGCCGTGCCCACGCCGGAACAGGAAGCCCGGCGCGCCGAGGTGGACGAGAAGATCGCCGTCCTGGAAAAACAGCTCTTTGCACCGGATGAACGGCTGGATGCGGAGCAGACGCGTTGGGAGCAGGGCCTCGTGACCCGCTTCAGTGAGAGCGCCTGGAAACCCCTGGGCGCGGCGACGCTGAAGTCGCTCAATGGCGCCCAGCTCACCCGGAGCGAAGATCAGATCATCACGGCGGGCGGGCCGAACCCGGATCACGAAACCTATGAGATTTCTTTCCAGGCCGAAGGCCCCCTGAAGTCCTTCAAACTGGAGATGTTCACCGATCCGTCCCTGCCGGAAAGCGGCCCAGGTCGTTCCGCCAATGGCAATGTGGTCATTTCCGAGTTTGAAGTGGAGCGTACCGCCGCCGGTGGGACACCGGAGAAGCTGACGGTCGCCACCGCCCTCGCCGATTTCGCTCAGGAGCGCGACGACTATCAGGTCATCTCCGCGATCGACGGGAACGAAGCAACCGGATGGACCACGGGCGCCCATGTGCGCCGGGAGAATCGTACCGGTATCTTCGTCCTGGGCGATGGGGCGACCATCGCACCGGGCGATCGGGTGACGGTCCGCATCAAGCAGAATTCCGAAAACGCCCAGCATGCCATGGGCCGCTTCGCCCTGTCGATCTCCGAATCCGCCGCGATCACGAAATGGGCCAATCCCGAATTCAGCCCCTGGCTCCATGCGGGGCCCTTTCCCCTCGAAGGCAATGAGCGGGTTGAGGTGGCCAATCGCGTTCTTCCGCCGGAAGAGGGGCCTTTCGATCTCAATCAGGAATTTGGCCCGGAAAAATTGCGCTGGAAGGAAATGCCGGATTGGATTGACGGCACCGTCAACCAGTTTGCCCAGACGGGCCAGGCGGCCAACTATATCCGCCGGACGGTCCGGGTCCATGTGCCGAGCGCCATGTCGATTTCCCTGGGCAGCAACGACGCACTGAAGATCTGGGTCGACGGTGAAGTGAAATACAATTTCACCGAAGGGCGCATCACCGCACCGGACACGGATCGCCTCGATCTCTTCCTTACGGAAGGGGAACACGAGATCGTGATGAAAGTCGTCAATTTCGGCGGCGGTACCGGCTTCTATTTCCGCCGCATCAACGATCATGGCAAGGCGCTGCTCGCCATGATGAAGACGCTCGAAACGCCAATCGCCCAGCGGAGCGCGGAGGGCCTGCGGGATTTGCAACAGCGTTTCCGCGGCCAGGATCCCCTTTGGGTCGCGAATAACAAGGAAATCACCAGTCTCCGCCTGGCGCGGACGGAACTGGAGAAGTCCATCGTCACCACCATGATCATGGAGGACATGGCGGAGAAGCGGGATACCTACCTGCTCAAGCGCGGCGTCTACGATCAACCCGACACCAGTGAGAAACTCCAACCCAGCGTGCCCGCACGGCTCGGCGAGATGGATCCATCCCTCCCGAAGAATCGCCTGGGTTTCGCACAATGGCTCGTGTCGCCCCAGCACCCCCTGACCGCCCGCGTGCGGGTAAATCTTTACTGGCAAATGTATTTCGGCAAGGGCATCGTCAAGACCAGCGAAGATTTCGGCACCCAGGGCGTGCCCCCGACCCATCCCGAATTGCTGGACTGGCTCGCCCTTCGCTTCATCGAGTCCGGGTGGGACGTGAAGGCCATGCAAAAACTCATCGTCACCAGCGCGACCTATCGGCAGAGCTCCGTGGTCGTGCCGGAGGCTCGGGAGAAGGATCCGGAGAACCTGCTCCTCGCCCGGGCGCCCCGCTTCCGCCTGCCCGCGGAAATGGTGCGGGATCAGGCCCTTAAAGTGAGCGGGCTGCTCAGCCCGACCCTGGGCGGACCGTCGGTTAAGCCTTACCAGCCCGACGATCTCTGGTCGGCCTTCACCTTCCAGAACAACGATGAATACGACACCAATTACTACGAACCGGACACCGGCGAAAACCTGTACCGCCGCGGCCTCTACACCTACTGGAAGCGAACCATTTCTCCGCCGCAGATGCAGATCTTTAACGCGCCCGGCCGCGAGCAATGTTCCCTGCGTCAGGAGGCGACAAACACGCCCATGCAGGCGCTGCTGACCCTGAACGACCCGACCTTCATCGAGGCGTCCCGCCATCTGGCCCAGCGCATGATCCGGGAAGGGGGCACGCGCGCCGCGGATCGAATCCGCTACGGTTACAAGCTGGCCCTGGCCCACGAACCGGATGCCGAAAGGCAGCAGATCCTCCTGGGTGGGCTCAGCGACTATCAGTCTCATTTCATCAGCCGCCGCGAAGACGCACAAGCCCTCATCGCCGTGGGCGACTCCGAGCCGGACGCCGCCATGGCGGACTCCGAACTGGCCGCCTACACCATGCTCGCGTCGGTCATGCTTAATCTCGACGAACTCATTACCCGGGAGTAG
- a CDS encoding PAS domain S-box protein, producing MLGRGLVHLPWIAALLLYSAVVAIEVFVARPGEEEGARLAAVDAIRGSFGRDVRVMESAMRTGEVDDARGLASASAEMPGIELMILVDPAGLVLAASDGALAGQPMAADAPFDQLRSRLGTTFPPEVRREKGRNEVEAIASIAFPASYSPNQGLLYARWNLEPLVTPMLESTRQFAILLFVLFGIMVLPVQFVVYWLVTRRLQRLAVDARAFGRGERLGLFLDSLPDQIGDVSRLLREATSEVAEREMVAQRLELALESANAGVWDWDIPGKIIVTNAQYHTMLGDDPPGDPLPAESLLERVHPEEVGKVRGMIKEVLRRERPLYSVEFRMRGLRDGQYRWIRSTGRVVEWGPDQRAVRMLGQHTDIGAQKAIQTHEADLARIVDDSPSEVYVFRTDDLRILSVNRSAARNTGYSVAELLSRTAYDLVPESRRHQLEFALESLRQGEALYIQHEFQHVRKDGGVYDVESIVQLQPFNEQPAFVAIVQDVSGRALLQRRFEKLFEGVSHAIMVFDCDVRFILVNQVAARLFRVPAAELAGRTLEEFVPDFHALLRERIGGVLASRVGGEYEDRLLIGGVQRWFQTFLEPLEDDGGQYNWVQMITYETTEEKENEARIHAQQERYRTLVESTSAILWEGDPETFAFTFVNQEAEKVLGYPAEEWIGDPEFWPRHIHPADREWAVNFCQSAICEGNEHTFEYRMVAADGRVVWLRDIVSVIRDNGRPMKLVGAMIDISREKREEERFQAAFESIPIGNIVIDGKGIIQLANPAAQQMFGYSAEEMVGRNVSILMPEPDRGHHDSYIETYLKTGVQRILGSSREVQGLRKNGEIFPVRLALGEMRDAEQRTFVGSVIDLSHVKSLEAQLLQSQKMEAVGQLAGGIAHDFNNLLHVINGFTEIAQSALPPDAPVQVELGQIALAGERAAALTGQLLAFSRRQVMEPDNLDVNQVISNMGSMLRRVIGEHIQLDVIPSPRLGRVYADRGMIEQVLMNLSVNARDAMPTGGRLNIETENVLITEEYCRDHVWAKPGRYVLVSITDTGCGMDRETMSRVFEPFFTTKGMNQGTGLGLSMVYGIVKQHNGMITVYSEVDKGTTFKVYLPHSERAAEDVGTKIEGEVPRGDETILVVEDDEAVRGLTRQVLEAAGYTVLEAVDGRDALQCFRKHHENIHLTLLDVVMPGMGGREAYKEMLKVNPALKALFASGYSENAIHTNFVLDSGLALLKKPYSRDELLRAVRRLLDQ from the coding sequence ATGCTGGGTCGCGGACTTGTCCACTTGCCCTGGATTGCAGCGCTGCTGTTATATTCCGCCGTGGTGGCAATCGAGGTATTCGTTGCGCGCCCCGGGGAAGAAGAGGGCGCGCGGCTGGCCGCGGTCGACGCGATTCGCGGGAGCTTCGGGCGCGATGTGCGGGTGATGGAATCGGCCATGCGCACGGGCGAGGTGGACGATGCCCGGGGCCTGGCCTCTGCGAGTGCGGAGATGCCGGGAATCGAGCTCATGATTCTTGTTGACCCCGCGGGTCTCGTGCTTGCCGCGTCCGACGGGGCCCTGGCGGGCCAGCCGATGGCCGCCGACGCGCCTTTCGATCAACTCCGGTCTCGGCTGGGCACGACATTCCCGCCGGAAGTCCGTCGTGAGAAGGGCCGGAATGAAGTGGAGGCCATTGCGAGCATCGCATTTCCCGCGTCGTACAGTCCCAATCAGGGGTTGCTCTATGCGCGCTGGAATCTGGAGCCGCTCGTCACCCCCATGCTCGAATCCACCCGGCAGTTTGCGATCCTGCTGTTTGTGCTCTTCGGGATCATGGTTTTGCCGGTGCAATTTGTCGTGTACTGGCTGGTCACGCGCCGTCTCCAGCGCCTCGCGGTGGACGCCCGGGCCTTTGGGCGGGGCGAGCGCCTGGGGCTTTTCCTGGATTCTCTGCCCGACCAGATCGGCGACGTCTCCCGCCTGCTCCGGGAGGCGACGAGCGAAGTGGCGGAGCGGGAGATGGTGGCCCAGCGCCTGGAACTGGCGCTGGAATCCGCCAATGCCGGTGTGTGGGATTGGGATATCCCCGGCAAGATTATCGTCACCAATGCCCAATACCATACCATGCTGGGCGACGATCCCCCCGGCGATCCCCTTCCGGCGGAATCGCTGCTGGAGCGGGTGCATCCGGAGGAAGTGGGCAAGGTACGGGGCATGATCAAGGAAGTACTGCGCAGAGAGCGACCGCTCTATAGTGTCGAGTTTCGCATGCGCGGCCTGCGCGATGGGCAGTACCGTTGGATCCGGAGCACCGGGCGCGTGGTGGAATGGGGTCCGGACCAGCGTGCGGTTCGTATGCTGGGCCAGCACACCGATATCGGCGCGCAGAAAGCGATCCAGACCCACGAAGCGGATCTGGCGCGCATCGTGGATGATTCGCCCAGCGAGGTCTACGTATTCCGTACCGATGATCTTAGAATCCTGTCGGTCAACCGCTCCGCCGCGCGAAATACGGGCTACAGCGTAGCGGAGCTGCTTTCCAGGACCGCCTACGACCTCGTGCCGGAGTCGCGCCGCCACCAGTTGGAATTTGCCCTGGAATCGTTGCGCCAGGGCGAGGCCCTCTATATCCAGCACGAGTTCCAACATGTGCGCAAAGATGGCGGGGTCTACGACGTGGAGTCGATCGTCCAGTTGCAGCCCTTTAACGAGCAGCCCGCGTTCGTGGCCATCGTGCAGGACGTTTCGGGCCGGGCGTTGCTCCAGCGGCGTTTCGAAAAGCTCTTCGAGGGAGTTTCCCACGCCATCATGGTATTCGATTGCGACGTGCGGTTTATCCTGGTGAACCAGGTGGCCGCGCGGCTGTTTCGGGTGCCCGCCGCCGAGCTGGCCGGGCGCACGCTGGAGGAGTTTGTCCCGGATTTTCACGCCCTGCTAAGAGAACGCATCGGCGGGGTGCTGGCGTCGCGGGTCGGGGGCGAATATGAGGACCGGCTCCTGATCGGCGGGGTCCAGCGCTGGTTCCAGACTTTTCTCGAGCCTCTGGAGGATGACGGCGGGCAGTACAACTGGGTACAGATGATCACCTATGAAACCACGGAGGAAAAAGAGAACGAAGCGCGCATTCACGCCCAGCAGGAGCGTTACCGCACGCTGGTGGAATCCACTTCGGCCATCCTGTGGGAGGGCGATCCGGAGACCTTCGCCTTTACTTTCGTAAATCAGGAGGCGGAAAAAGTGCTCGGTTACCCGGCCGAAGAGTGGATTGGCGACCCCGAGTTCTGGCCCCGCCACATTCACCCCGCGGATCGGGAGTGGGCGGTGAACTTCTGCCAGTCGGCAATATGTGAGGGGAACGAGCACACCTTTGAGTATCGCATGGTGGCCGCCGACGGGCGGGTGGTCTGGCTTCGCGACATTGTAAGCGTCATACGCGATAACGGGCGCCCCATGAAGCTCGTCGGGGCGATGATCGATATTTCCCGTGAGAAGCGCGAGGAGGAGCGATTTCAGGCCGCCTTTGAGAGCATCCCTATCGGCAATATCGTGATCGACGGCAAGGGTATTATCCAACTGGCGAATCCCGCGGCGCAACAGATGTTCGGTTACTCCGCCGAAGAAATGGTCGGTCGCAACGTGTCGATCCTCATGCCCGAACCCGATCGTGGTCACCATGATTCCTATATCGAGACCTACTTGAAGACCGGCGTCCAGCGGATCCTGGGTTCATCTCGCGAGGTGCAGGGGCTTCGGAAGAACGGGGAGATTTTTCCAGTCCGGCTCGCGCTGGGCGAGATGCGCGACGCCGAGCAGCGCACGTTTGTGGGTAGTGTGATCGATCTGAGCCACGTCAAGAGCCTGGAGGCCCAGTTGCTCCAGTCGCAGAAAATGGAGGCGGTGGGCCAGCTTGCGGGCGGTATCGCCCACGATTTCAATAACCTTCTCCACGTCATCAATGGATTTACCGAGATCGCCCAGAGCGCCCTCCCGCCCGACGCGCCGGTGCAGGTGGAGTTGGGCCAGATTGCCTTGGCGGGCGAGCGCGCCGCGGCGTTGACCGGTCAGTTGCTGGCCTTCAGCCGCCGCCAGGTCATGGAGCCGGACAATCTCGATGTAAACCAGGTCATCTCCAACATGGGCAGCATGCTGCGCCGGGTGATCGGCGAGCACATCCAGCTTGACGTGATCCCGAGTCCGCGCCTGGGGCGGGTCTATGCGGACCGGGGTATGATCGAACAGGTGTTGATGAATCTCTCGGTGAACGCGCGCGACGCCATGCCGACCGGCGGGCGGCTGAATATTGAGACGGAGAACGTGCTGATTACCGAAGAGTACTGCCGTGATCACGTCTGGGCCAAGCCAGGCCGTTATGTGCTCGTCAGCATTACGGATACGGGATGCGGTATGGACCGGGAGACCATGAGCCGGGTTTTTGAGCCCTTCTTCACCACCAAGGGCATGAACCAGGGCACGGGTCTCGGCCTCTCCATGGTGTACGGTATCGTGAAGCAGCACAACGGTATGATCACGGTCTACAGCGAAGTGGACAAGGGCACCACCTTCAAGGTGTACCTGCCCCATTCGGAGCGGGCGGCGGAAGACGTGGGCACGAAAATTGAAGGGGAAGTGCCCCGGGGCGACGAGACGATCCTGGTGGTGGAAGACGATGAGGCGGTGCGCGGACTCACCCGACAGGTATTGGAGGCCGCGGGCTACACCGTGCTGGAGGCGGTGGACGGCCGGGACGCGCTGCAATGCTTCCGGAAGCACCACGAGAACATCCACCTGACCCTGCTTGATGTGGTAATGCCGGGCATGGGCGGGCGGGAGGCCTACAAGGAAATGCTCAAAGTGAACCCGGCGCTGAAAGCACTTTTTGCAAGCGGGTACAGCGAGAACGCAATTCACACCAATTTCGTGCTGGATAGCGGTCTGGCCCTGCTGAAAAAGCCCTATTCACGGGATGAACTGCTGCGGGCCGTGCGGCGACTGCTGGATCAGTGA